One Anguilla rostrata isolate EN2019 chromosome 15, ASM1855537v3, whole genome shotgun sequence genomic window, AAGCAGCACAGTCGGCAGTGAATGAGGGGTACCTGGAAACCGACGTTACAttattgtgtgtgctgtgtctcgGACTAAACTTTTCAGTCACAAGCAAGTCGGCGTCGTGGTTAGTAAGAGGACAGAACAAGCAGTGGAGACAAATGGTTTATGGTACAAATGAGCAACAGTTCTGGGGAATGCAAAAGTTTTAGATCGCCGATTTACTGCACAAGGACTTAAaaggggtttgtttttttaaatggtagcAAGATGAAATGCCAACCAGAACATCGGTATTTTAACGTGTAGCTATCCAGTAATTAGAAAAGTAGCCTAATGGGATATGCAGTTTTATGTTGCCGATTGGGAGACAAATAAATTCTCTTCGAACACAGCGGATCTTGGAAACGGATTTGGAGTCGAGAGAGCGAACTTTGTCACCTAGACAGATCTGGACTAACTTATTTTCAATCCATGATCAAATTTGGGAGTGAAAACGGACACTGGCTACGGGACTGAGGAACAACCCAGACCCCCTCCTTTTTCTAGCTCGGaatctggatttttttaaaaagggatttaatgtaatattcctTCTTTTGGAAAATCGACGAAAGGGCTCGGGCAAGTAACTATAACTGCATctgctcttcctttttttttttaaatcgatgGGAGTTTTTCAAATCCTGTTGCggtttattttttgtaacgCGAGCTGGAGGTGAATGCTGCCGCGCGACATTAGTATGAACTGGTGAAAAGCACGAGAAGAAACCAAAGCCGTGGAGGACATTTGCAACCATTTATTCTAGCTAATTTGAAGGACTTGGCTGGGAGCGGGTGAAAGAAAGTATCCAGCCATTTCTTTTTAAGACACTGCCCCGTTAATGCGCCTTGTGGGTCTTCTGCGAGGTGTAATATTTAGCGTTTTTGTGTGCCCTCTGTCCATTTGATTCAATATGGCAATTTTAAAAACCTGGGATTGGGTTTGGACAACTGGCTGCGTTTTGGCGATCGCGTGCCTGTCGCTCCCGTTGTGCTCGGGTCAGTACCAAGGAGAGAAGGGCATCTCTATACCCGAGCACGGCTTTTGTCAGCCTATATCCATCCCGCTCTGTACCGACATCGCGTACAATCAGACCATCATGCCGAACCTCCTGGGCCACACCAATCAGGAAGACGCCGGGCTGGAGGTCCACCAGTTCTACCCGCTCGTGAAAGTGCAGTGTTCGATGGACTTAAAGTTTTTCCTGTGCTCGATGTATGCGCCGGTGTGCACGGTGCTCGAGCAAGCCATTCCGCCCTGCCGCTCTTTGTGCGAGCGCGCGCGTCAGGGCTGCGAGGCTCTGATGAACAAGTTCGGCTTCCAGTGGCCCGAGCGGCTCCGCTGCGAGAACTTCCCCGTGCACGGCGCCGGCGAAATCTGCGTGGGCCAGAACACCTCGGACACCGGCAGCCCCACCTCGTACCCGACGCCGTACGTCCCCGAGCTCATAACGCTGCCCCCTCCGCACGTGGGGCGGCCCAACCAGCCCTTCTCCTGCCCGCTGCAGCTGGAGGTGCCCGCCTACCTCAACTACTACTTCATGGGCGTCAAGGACTGCGGAGCGCCCTGCGAGCCGGCCAAGCCCAACGGCCTGATGTACTTCCGCGAGGAGGAGGTGAAGTTCGGCCGGCTGTGGGTGGGCATCTGGTCCATCCTGTGCTGCGTGAGCACCCTGTTCACGGTGCTGACGTACCTGGTGGACATGCGCCGTTTCCGCTACCCGGAGCGGCCCATCATCTTCCTGTCGGGCTGCTACTTCATGGTGGCGGTGGCCTACGCGGCCGGCTTCCTCCTGGAGGACAAGGTGGTGTGCATCGACGGGCTCAACCCTGACGGCTACAAGACGGTGGCGCAGGGCACCAAGAAAGAAGGCTGCACCATCCTCTTCATGATCCTCTACTTCTTCGGCATGGCCAGCTCCATCTGGTGGGTGATCCTGTCGCTCACCTGGTTCCTGTCGGCGGGCATGAAGTGGGGCCACGAGGCCATCGAGGCCAACTCGCAGTACTTCCACCTGGCGGCGTGGGCGGTGCCCGCGGTGAAGACCATCACCATCCTGGCCATGGGGCAGGTGGACGGCGACCTGCTGACCGGCGTGTGCTACGTGGGCATCTACAGCGTGGACTCGCTGCGCGGCTTCGTGCTGGCGCCGCTCTTCGTCTACCTCTTCATCGGCACCTCCTTCCTGCTGGCGGGCTTCGTGTCGCTCTTCCGCATCCGCACCATCATGAAGCACGACGGCACCAAGACGGAGAAGCTGGAGAAGCTCATGGTGCGCATCGGCGTCTTCAGCGTGCTGTACACGGTGCCCGCCACCATCGTCATCGCCTGCTACTTCTACGAGCAGGCCTTCCGCGAGCAGTGGGAGCGGACCTGGCACATGCAGACCTGCAAGCGCTTCGCCGTGCCCTGCCCCGTCAACAACTTCGCCCCCATGACGCCCGACTTCACCGTGTTCATGATCAAGTACCTGATGACCATGATCGTGGGCATCACCTCGGGCTTCTGGATATGGTCGGGGAAAACGCTGCAGTCGTGGCGAAGGTTTTACAAGAGGCTCAGCAACAGCAACCAGGGCGAGACGACTGTATGAACTTCTGGAGAGGGgcactgtggggggggaggggggggatgaaaaTGGGATGTCGGGACGGAGAAAATGAAAAGTCCTACGGCTTTACAAACTGGAATTGATACTTAAATCTAgacttttttttggaattttaactgagctcagtgctgcccctctctccacacGAGATTTATTAATCAGGTTAATTTCTACTCATGAACAAACCTTTTCCATTCTCGTTGGTTGTTGCTGAGCCATTGATcgcattgcctttttttttcttccttgaaGGGGTCCTTACTTTAATAtggaacatttcagaaaatcatTCTCATTTGAACTGTTGAATCACCATACTAGTTTTGTTTCTCCgttgtattttataaaaaaaaattgtaaaaaccTCGACACTACTTTCgttcgttgttttttttttttctccaataatgCGACCGTTCTATGGAAACATTCGTCTGCTGctccagtttttttaattactgcGTCCAGTTTAATACACACCTTTTCTGTATTATCGTCATCAAAGACTGCATTCCTTGTCTGCTGTCTATGGTAAAATACACCGTTTTATATCAACTTGTCTTTGGTTAGTCATTTCCCCCGTTTGCAACAGCATATGAAGTGCACAATTTGATataaacttgttttattttattttttgcgtgCCATGGGCTACTTTTAAACTTTTCTCATGTTATAAATTTTCAGAAAACTCCCTTccagtattgttttatttgtacgCAGGAAATGTTTGCCATATCACTTTATTTTATGTCttcaaattttgtttaatttcgtAATGTGTGTGACTTCTGCAGCCACCCTTCGACAATCATGCATTCTTCTGTTCCACGAAGAACggccgggtttttttttctttcgaaTTGGGGTAGTAtaatatgcatgtgtatagCTGTACAAATATGCAAGCTACTACATTATtcataatttgtaaatattcttcactttttcccccaaatgaatatatgtatttataaaaaaaaaaatcttgctgtttttttacttgatttttttaatacagtaagAGACCTCGTTTGTATCTGTACAGTTTCACCGAATAAAATGATTAGATTTTTTACTCTTGCCTTTGTTCCGTGTGAATGGTATTCGGAAAGTGCATCGGataatatttgaaatgttaatgGTGGAAATTTACGTAAAAATAcccaaattaaaagaaatactTTTTTCGTTGCAAATAGATCTATATAAATGGGCCTGCCATACCAAACGGAGCCTCGGTTTCATTCGTCGAGTTGGCCAACTATTTTAATATTACGTCTTTAGTGAACAGGAGTCACGTTTACGGTGCTTAAATTAGCGGGGGCTGGGAGGATATCTGTGCTATTTTTGAAGCTATCTGTGCCATTGTGACCGAAAGTAGTAGgccaaaaaaactaatttgcatTAGTGTGATTAACAGTCTGGGCGCCGTCGTTTACCCAATAACTGGGCGTCAGCATCGACGAAGTTTCAACAAATGGGGATAAATACTTGTGAGAGAGGCCTACGAGGGTAGGGGTTGTCTCTAGTAAACATATCATTTAACGTTTTCATTTTATCTGCTTCAGTAGATCTCATTACATAGGTATGTTCCTGGTTAATTAAAAGCTTATGAGAATTCCTCAAACGAGCGTGGCTGAGTTGTGCGGTGGATGTAAACCAATTACAAGCAAACTGTGGACacaccaaaatatatatttttagtgcCACAGACTGGAAAGGCCGAAATGGAGGAATTGCCTCGGGGCGATCCAGCACGAACTAAGAAAAAACAGAGTTGACTAGCTAAAACTTCAGCTAAatgacaaatgtaaaaaaataaaaaaataaaaaccattcacTTGCTTATACACTGGACCACTTAATCCTCGCGTAACAACTAACAGGACAGCAGATATGTTTCAAATACGGTGTTTAGTAAAATTATATGTAAACGTCCGTTTCAGTCATCACACGAACAGTATAACTGGaggctgaaatgaaaatcaagCGTTTATGGCAAAAGGTATCCTAAAGGTACGGTATCAGACATTCTTCAGTAGTTGCCCCATTCTCTATCCTTAATATATAGCATGCATTATACTTTTAATGGaacattttgttgcattttcacattttacgaAACATACGCACCACAGACCCCAGTTTTCTGTGTGTCAAATAACTAGTACCCAGTCCACCTCTTATTTCTGAAATTTccacacatttctaaaaatgaatcaggtatacatttaaatgcgttatgcatgcgcacacgcgcAACACGTTTAATAAACAGGCAGCGCAAGAAACAATAAGTTTTCTGCACTGCTGTCTAGGCTGAGAGTTTTACACGAGGCGTCTGTCGTTTGACCCCGGCGTCTAATTTTGCAATGAAGGAAACGCCACGCCGATGTCACAAGGAACGAGTAGCCTAATCCAAATGGCCATTCTTGTTGTGATGTGCAGTGagacatgtttaaaaattatCCAGCAAATGTGTCCCTGTTCTAAAAACTAGCGCGTGTAGACCGTTTGCTTTTGTAATTTGGTGAACTAATTGAAAACTGCAATCTGTAGCACAGGTGCTGTGCCAAAAAGGTGTActgtgtttactttttaaaaaatcgagTAAAGAGCTACACTGGTACACGTGTCGCTACTTACTTAGATTTTTTTAGCTAAATCTTACTgaaaacgggggaaaaaaacttagTTTTACACACATGAACTACACCCACATTCGTTTTTAGAAAGTCGGCATTTGGGAGCTCGATCATAGCGgcctattttttttccagttggctACTTGTTCTGATTTCGCCGGGCTCCAAATTCCTGCCTGCTTTTAACCAATCCTTTAGCATCAAAACAAGGGCAAATTGGTGTACTGGCGCCACCTACAGGTCATCCGTATTACTTCCCACTTCGATGgtttgtgtccatttgtttCAAACTCAGTTGTTccatcatatattttttaaacttttctcTGGGATAACGAGCTTCACCGGGACTATGTAATAGTACTTTCCATCAGAATTGTGCGCATTACATCTTAGGTCGTGTTTGACGTCTTTCTTTTGATTATAGTGACATTATTTCCTTTATCCAGATACAATTTCATCCTTCTTACGTAGATAGCCTATAGAAGGGTAGAGATTATTCTCATGTGTATCTGTTATCTTGTTTGTTTGCGGTTATTTCCCAGACCATATGACTTACCCCCCCTCGCAAACTTAAATTATATCATGTTTTCACACTTTACTCCTCCTTCGCTTATGGCACATTCTTTAATTTCAATCAACTCGTCATTTGTAAAAACAGCCTTATCAagttacaaatatttttcataaggAATACATATGTGATCACCCAATAGTTTTATATGAACGAATGatgaaattatttcagtaaaactCATGAAATCTAAACTGAACTTCGACTTTTAGTGTTTCAACTATCGGTAGTGAATTGCTTTTCACTGTGTGTGCAATCTGTGTCCCTTGTAGAacagtggttttaaagaacTAACATACTCtttatggttatttttttccatttagtaaaaaatgtaagaatatCTACATCCTGCAGTGGTGTACACCTGCATTTTAAGTTCTACACAGATTTTTTGTAGAGCACCAAACAGACCTATCTGCATCTGGTTATTATTCAAAAATTTAACCTCAAGTATCTGCAAATTTTCTGGAACAATACAAgaaacttgctttttttttttactaaaggAAAGGAGAATGTTGATATCTAATAAAATATCCACTGAACTTTTTTTACCCCAAGGAATCGCCATTTGGATGTCAGCAATACCCTGTTATATAAATTAAGAAATGGCAGTATTTTACGGATTACAACTTTTTGACTAATCTGAGGATTAAGAATATAACTCTCTACGCCTAAGAGTAACATAAATTGTTGCCTTCCCTGGtcctttttgtgtgcatgtgactatATCACCCTTACAAGTTAACTGCCTGAAACTTTTGATTTTACACTAAAATATTTGCCTAAAAATaggtatttttttccacaaagcagTTATATTCCTTACTGTACAGCAATTGGACAATCAGGGGAGGTCATTTGTGAGCCAATCAAAGTAAGTTTTAATTTGTTCCTAATGTCAaaaagccagccaatcagccaatGGGACATCGTGACACTGCAGAATTTGTTCTGTtcactttatcttttttttttttttgctaaatatgtCCGGTCTTTTCCTTTCAATCGTGCTGGATCAGCTCCAGTTTTGTGCCACACTGATGCAACGGCAACTTATTCATAGGGGCAATCTAGACTAATTAACCTTGCAATGACAATACAAATAATCCATTATGCATGGATTGTGCTGGAGGGCTGGATTAACTCCACTGCCATTATATTTTCCCAGAGcagccatctttgttttttttttttttttaccagtacACCTCTTTGTGAGGTGAAACGGATGAAGTGTAACAGATGAGCGATGTGTCCTTAGCCCACCAGGGCTGTATAATCTCACATCTATTTCCAAACAAGCAGAAACTtgagacaagtttttttttttttttggtatcactCAGTCCTGACATGTCCTTCAGTTAGTTATACGGGAGAAGAATACCCCGGTACAgtaggatttatttattttttttaatttggtaaCAGCTGCTCACGTTCAGTTTTTCCAATAACAGACAAAAACTGGTGTAACTGCCactcatttcattacattaagcTAATCttgtccctgattggctgaggaatgCCCAATTAGGGTTCAGGATTCTATGTTTATTAGTATGGTTATTCATCCTGTCATCTCCCATTTACTTTCAGGGACGCGATTACATTGGCTGGACGGGGCCAGGTGACCCCTCGGATCGAAAATAGTAGGCTTGGTGTACAGTACCGAAGGCCCTGACTTATTCACCACGGCAACCACAGTTGCTCACACCCGCCACTATACCCATAGGTTTCTTAGCaacacatttccacatttttttttttaacgagccTGTTCTGCGAGCAACTGAATTTCAAAAGGCTTGGGTTTCATTGCGCTGCCAGCGAGAAGCACGCTGAGAGGCGTCAGCGAAGTGAGAGGTCAGctgctacattttaaaatgacagttttttttttttttaacggaaaCTTTAAAAAACTCAGCCAACTAAGACGTGACTTAATTTACCAAGGGTGAAAACCCTGCATCGTAACCGCTGATCTAGTAtttccttctcttccttccTTACTTTGAAAAGAGTGTGATAATTGTTTACGCCCTCTGTCTCGACCGTAACTCTGTATGGTCTACTGGTCTAGTCCTTTGGAACGGTTTCAGACCTGCCATCCAAATTTTGCCTTTCCATCTGAATTTGCCCGAATGGACGGAATTCGTCAATGCCTCGTTTTTAGAACAGCGAATGTCGTGCTGCAATATTCTATGGGAATGTCTATAGGGACGTGtgggaaattatatttaataagcTGACCCCTTACCAACATACTTTCAGCATTGCGATCAGATTGTGGTCCATTTATGACAATGTTTCTTTCCATGACTTGTGGAGGAAGTGAGATTCTGCTGCCCGTGACACTTTGGTGAGCAATCGCGTTCGTGCTGAAATTAATTTGGAACTTCAGATCGTTTATTCAGGCTGGCGTAAAGCTGGCATTTTCTGAGGCCTGCTTTTCTGAGCGCGAGCCACGGTACCCTCCACCcaacggcattttttttttcgtaagAGCCCTGCTGGGCGTTGCAAGCGCGTAACGTGGACTTCACGCCAAATGGCTCGGACCAGAAAACGCCTTGCGCTGGAAGTTCCGTGAATCTCAGTGTTTTGGTTTCACGTATAAACAGGGAGCGCAGAGAAAATAGCAGGTCAAATTTTCCATTACTTAGTGCATTCTTTTAAAGCGAAGCCCATCTggccagtctttttttttttttttttttttaaataataaccgTTTCCAGAGCGGGGTTTTTCTGGAGATGTGGCCCATCGTTTGATTGCGGCGTCGGTAGAGACGGCATTA contains:
- the fzd7b gene encoding frizzled-7b, which encodes MAILKTWDWVWTTGCVLAIACLSLPLCSGQYQGEKGISIPEHGFCQPISIPLCTDIAYNQTIMPNLLGHTNQEDAGLEVHQFYPLVKVQCSMDLKFFLCSMYAPVCTVLEQAIPPCRSLCERARQGCEALMNKFGFQWPERLRCENFPVHGAGEICVGQNTSDTGSPTSYPTPYVPELITLPPPHVGRPNQPFSCPLQLEVPAYLNYYFMGVKDCGAPCEPAKPNGLMYFREEEVKFGRLWVGIWSILCCVSTLFTVLTYLVDMRRFRYPERPIIFLSGCYFMVAVAYAAGFLLEDKVVCIDGLNPDGYKTVAQGTKKEGCTILFMILYFFGMASSIWWVILSLTWFLSAGMKWGHEAIEANSQYFHLAAWAVPAVKTITILAMGQVDGDLLTGVCYVGIYSVDSLRGFVLAPLFVYLFIGTSFLLAGFVSLFRIRTIMKHDGTKTEKLEKLMVRIGVFSVLYTVPATIVIACYFYEQAFREQWERTWHMQTCKRFAVPCPVNNFAPMTPDFTVFMIKYLMTMIVGITSGFWIWSGKTLQSWRRFYKRLSNSNQGETTV